The following DNA comes from Salvelinus namaycush isolate Seneca chromosome 39, SaNama_1.0, whole genome shotgun sequence.
ttggtatattcagtgtatatcacaggaggttggtggcaccttaattggggaggacgggctcgtggtaatgactggagcggaatcagagGACAGGTATCAAATCCATCACATACATAGTTTCCaggatgccattccattcactccgttccGACCATtatcatgagctgtcctccccttagcagcctcctgtggtgtatgtgtacatacatacactacataaactgtatctcattgatttatcataTGCTGGTATTGGTCAGTAGTCCATGGACAGTCACATGAGTTTATCTTCTATTTACCATCACTGAGATCCAACTCATAGTGTGAGGAGGGCCGTCTCTTGATGCTTCTACTGGAAAAGATTCCATAGTTACCAGAGGGACAGAGATGAgaactgagagagagaaggagagaatcaaatcaaatcaaatctcatTTTAACGGTCACTTACaaatatttaacagatgttattgcaggtgtagcgaaatgcttgtgttcctagctccaacagtgcagtaatatctaacatacacaacaatacacatgaatcttggaattaagaaatatagaaacaTTAGGACAAGCAATGTTGGAGTCCGGAGTacaaatgtatatatacagttgaagtcggaagtttacatacacttaggttggagttattaaaactagtttttcaaccattccacaaatgtcttgttaacaaactatagtttagcaagtcggttaggacatctactttgtgcatgacacaattccagtgggtcagaagtttacatacactaagttgactgtgcctctaaacagattggaaaattccagaaaatgatgtcatggctttagaagcttctgataggctcattgacatcatttgagtcaattggaggtgtacctgtggatgtatttcaaggcctaccttcaaactcagtgcctctttgcttgacatcatgggaaaatctaaagaaacagccaagacctcagaaagaaaattgtagaccttgacaagtctggttcatccttgggagcaatttccaaacgcctgaaggtaccacgttctgtacaaacaatagtacgcaagtataaacaccatgggaccacacagccatcataccgctcaggaaagagacgcgttctgtctcctagagatgaacgtacttaggtgcgaaaagtgcaaatcaatccctgaacaacagcaaaggaccttgtgaaaatgctggaagaaacaggtacaaaagtatctatatccacagtaaaaacgagtcctgtatcgacataacctgaaaggccgctcagcaaggaagaagccactgctccaaaaccgccataaaaaaaacagactacggtttgcaactgcacatggggacaaagatcgtactttttggagaaatgtcctctggtctgatgaaacaaaaatggaactgtttggccataatgaccattgttatgtttggaggaaaaagggggatgcttgcaagacgaagaaaaccatcccaaccatgaagcacgggggtggcagcatcgtgttgtggggtgctttgctgcaagagggactggtaaacttcacaaaatagatgtcatcatgaggaagggaaattatgtggatatattgaagcaacatctcaagacatcagtcaggaagttaaagcttggtcgcaaatgggtcttccaaatggacaatgaccccaagcatacttccaaagttgtggcaaaatggcttaaggacaacaaagtcaaggtattggagtggccatcacaaagccctgacctcaattccatagaaaatttgtgggcagaactgaaaacgcgcgtgcgagcaaggaggcctacaaacctgactcggttacaccagctttgtcaggaggaatgggccaaaattcacccaacttattgtgggaagcttgtggaaggcatttgacccaagttaaacaatttaaaggcaatgctaccaaatactatacttctgacccactgggaatgtgatgaaagaaataaaaactgaaataaatcattctctctactattattctgacatttcacattcttaaaataaagtggtgatcctaactgacctaagacggggaaaactgattttaaatgtatttgcctaaggtgtatgtaaacttccgacttccaactgtgtatatacagtatgtggtgggatgtatagacattatggacagtatgtggaaagaatatgtagtatatctgaagaatacctAGAATAGACttgtatatgtacagcaatagttaaataTAATGACCTTGACTAGACTACAGTATAACCATAtgaaagtgggtaaaacagtatgtaaacattattaaacattattaaagtgacgtcCAAAGAGGGAGGAACGTGAGAGAGTTTTCATTGGAAACAAAAGATAACAAATAAAAGTATCCAAACAATAATAGAATACAACTGTAAAAGTACAAATGATGCTATTCAGGGGAGTAATCATGTTTTAAATGGTTTTCAAATTGTTACATGGATTTGAAATGGCAAAAACATTTCAAATTGActgagggagagaaagcgagCAAAGCTATCTGTATGGTGATTATGTTTGGGATGTTGATGGAGTGTGCATGCTGTCAACAGGCTGTCTCTCATTAGGGCTGACACTGGCAGAGACATGCTGCTAAAATAGAACAATGTTCCTGCTgagaatgaagaagaagaaggataTTTCATCATAGTGATTCTAGGAAATGGGGCTCTATGGGGAAGTAGCAGTTCTAGTTTAGTAATTGGTTAGGATTAAGGGTTAGGAAAAGCAGAAAGAGAAATCTACGATATAAACTGTCAGTTGTAGTAGTGAAACTGTCAGTTATAGTGAAACAGTTTGCCATACAGTATCAGAAAGCCAGTCATAACATGAAATATGATCATGcaagtggaggctgctgagggaaagACGGCTCATaaaaatggctggaatggagtcattGGAATgacatcaaccacatggaaaccacatgtttgatgtctgtgataccattccattgactccattccagccgttattatgagctgtcctcccctcagcagcctccactgggtAATGGAATATAACGTGAATATGAAACATTTCCCTATCACCTGTTGAAGAAGTGGTGTGATGGCAGATACTGGTGGGGCAGCAGGGGGCCCTGTGAGGAGATCGGTGGGGCCCCTGGTCTGGTCCCTGACAGGGAGGTGAGCTGGGTGAGGCGGATGCCCCCGTGGTGGTGGGTGTGGTGGTAAGGGtcatggtggtgggggtggttgGGGATGGGGTGCAGGGTAGTTAAAGGGGTGTTactggggagggagagggggtgggggggtttaCTGTGTCCCAGACTAATAACAGGgatgtggggagggaggggggcaatagaggaaaaggaggaagaagaggaggaggaggattggGGGAGGACGGCAGGGGTAGTGGATGTAGACACTGGGGCTGGGAGGAGGGGAggcggagaggaggagggggcttTCGGAGAGGAGCGAATGAAACCTCCTCCCTTGGTGTTGTTTGTTTCCATGGCAACCGGTGGTTCAGGTGCGATGTTGGTGGCGGCAGGGTGGTCAAGCAACTTGGTAGGGGACtctggaggtggaggaggggaggcagGGGGGCTAGGTGGGACAAACCTGTCTTCCAAACTCCCTGGTTCATTAACCGGCGGTGGGCTGCTAGCGTCAAGTGAAGCCGGTGAGGGGGCCTGCTGAGGGCTCAGTCGTTCAGACTCCGATAGGGGGCCAGAGGGAGGGGAGGCAGAGGGGGGGTTCAGTTTCTCCATCATGGTACCTGTGGGAAGGCACCCCACCACTGCACCCCTCACCCCTTCCGctattctgtctctctcacccagcATGGTGTCTAGGCCACTAGCTGCTGCTGCTAGACCCCTATAGACCTCCACAGACCTATCTCAGCCCTGGGCCTCTGCTGCTACTCCAGATAATATCTCCTTATTATGCTGTTAGTCCCCTGGTCCTCCTGAACGACGGGTTGTCTATTGCTGTTATTAATCAGTCCAGGGATGTCTGTGATGGGCTGTCTGGGTCCTGGGTtttcaggggtcaggggtcagggggtgGTGTTGAAGCCTAAGGCTGATGCCCTCGGGTCTGGCTCAGTCCAGTCTTATTGTCACCTCTCATTCTGAGGGCTGTTGCGTGTGTgagagcgagtgtgtgtgagagtttgtgtgtgtgtgagagagagagaatgacaaaaGGAGAGAGGGTGTGAGTGTGATCTTGCATTCATGGCCCCACTCAAGAGACTGTGTCCAATCTACAGTGGCTGGGCAGACGATGCTCACATCAATAATCATGTGCCAGTGTTtactagtggtgtgactgagGTGTCTCTGGGTCTTCTTGGAGCTCCACAGCAGACTGGTTGGTCTGGCTTGAAGTTTAGTAGTCTAGACGTCTTTTTCCCATAGTACATCCTGAGGAATAGCCAAGTACGTTGTCTTTGAATGAGTCACCATCGGCCGACACTGTTGATTAGTcccccagtctgtctgtctgtcttttcggATATGAATCAAACTGTCCATACAATCCACATTGTCCCAGGTGCATAAAGATTGGACGGTTTTCAAACCTGTAGAACAAAAGAGATAAGACACATTTGCTTTACATGATTTAGTGGGTCAAATACTGGAATGAAtgaatgacattttattttcgtgtcaaatcaccagttggcaacccatcccttaatggattaattgacacataaacaaacattacaataattcacttTGGTTATTCAGTGATAATTCTTCGTCTGGAAGTGGTGAATAAAAAATAAAGCTAGATTTAGAATTTGGAATTAATTAAGAAATTAAAATGATACATTTTTCCATATATAATCTACATCAAAGCAAAATCTAGTATCCCTGGCCCTCTCACGAGCTGATGACAGGCTCAACATGGTTGTCATGGGTGTCCATTGTTTGGtatcatactgtgtgtgtgttttcctaaTTTCAAGGAAGTTCACAGTTGTCATACGTTCTGCTTCTGCAAGACTTGGATGATTCATTATTCATGGCTGGATTTTGCAACTGTCTCTTCTCCTTATGCatagccttatgtttggggcaaatccaacacatcactgagtacctccctctgtattttcaagcatggtggtggctgcatcatggcaACGGTATGCTTGACATCAACAAAGACtgggggagtttttcaggataaaaagaaacagaattgAGCTAAGGAGAGGCAAAATCCTAgacgaaaacctggttcagtctcctttccaacagacactaggagacaaattcacctttcattAGGACagtaatctaaaacacaaggccaaatctacactggagttgcttgtcaggaagacggtgaatgttcctgagtggtgaagctacagttttgacttaaatctgcatgAAAATTGCTGTCTGGCCTCgatccccaacaccttgacagagcttgaagaatgttttTTATAATAATGGGCGAATATTGCACAAtacaggtgtgtaaagctcttagaaacatacccaagaagtctcacagctgtaatcgctgctaaaggtgttACTAGCATGTAGTGACTCAGGgcggtgaatacttatctaatcaagaaaTATTAGTGTTTCATTTTTCAttaatcaaaaaaaaaaaatgcttttttcTTCCACTAACATtccagagtattttgtgtagatcattgataAGAAATGACATATAAATCTACACATttttgagagagagaacaggcgAGGTGAGCTTTCAATATAAACATTTGATTCATAGAAAAGTTTAATCCAAAAAATTACAGTGGAACAAATACACTCCCAAAGACGTGTTGAAGTCTTTCTTTTTGTTACACGTTTTTTGTAACATGTTATTATTTGCAATCAAATTATAATGTTGCTTAATTGCTTCACTATTTGTGTCATGAAGAGTACGTTACCTTCGATGTTCAGCTGCATTTGTGCCTACAATTCAATTTGAACTTGATGAAATTTTTATTAATGTTCGTAAcgattcagatttttttgttgttgttatccCTCATTTCCTTTGACATGAGACAAAAATCATATTGTATTTTTGTGTAAACTCAATGCACTCATTTGTTGTTCATTTCAAGTCATGAATTAGGAATATAATTTGGTGGTCTTATATCTGTATGGCTGCAAAGATATATATGTTTTATGTATATGATGTTATGTTTATTATAGCAGTAGTAAATACACAAACATGTATTTTATTGTCTGCAATGTTTTCTATATTATGTATTTGATCAAAGAACAGGCAATAACACATAACAGGTTTTCCTCCATAAAATAATTTAGCACAAAGAAAAATGAACTATAACTTCATACAATAAATGAACAATAATAACGTATGATAAATTGAGAAATGGCTTTGAACTCAATAGCATTGACCCTATACAGTAATATTTAAATTGACCAGTGTAGACCTACTCACCTACGCAGCATGAAAACCAGCGTGCTCTGTCAGTACAGTTGTTTACCCACAGGACCCTACAGTACCATAGGTAAGGTAGCACATGGCACATCTACTTTGCTTTCCGTCCTCCTTAAATAAATTGGGAACTCCagtaatgtttaaaaaaagatGTAATATCAAACATCCAAAAGACCAAGAGATGAAGTCAGAAATTGGTCAAGGaataacaaaatgaacaaaatgcCCTTTTGAATCCTTTGTGGTGATTCTGTTGAACGAAGGCGCACAAGCTGACAAGGTGATGCTGACCATGTCGTACTCGtgttcttatgtcattctctagTTCCCAATCTCTCTTTCTTTActttcttccctcctctccctccatgccAGGAAGAGACAGAGCTCTAGttggatggcgagagagagaggtgagagagagcgagagagagagagagagagagaaagagggagagagagagagcgaagggatagacagagacagaagagacagagaaagagagagagagcgagagagagagagagagagagcgagagagagagagggagcgagagagggagcgagagagagagagcgagagcgaagggatagacagagacagaagagagacagaaaaagagagagagagagaaagagagagagagagacagagagagagagagcgagagcgaatgGATATactgagagacagaagagagaaagagagagagagagggacagagagagcgagaccgaAGGGATAGactgagagacagaagagagaaagagagagagagaaagagagagcgagagagagagagagggagagagagagagtgagagcgaagggatagacagagacagaagagagacagagaaagagagagagagcgagagagagagagagagaaagaaagagagagagagacagacagagagagcgagcgagagcgaagggatagactgagagacagaagagagaaagagagagagacagagagagagagagagagagagagagagagagagagagagagacagagagagagaaagagagaaagagagagagacagagagagagaacttcgTTGCAAGGAGAGTTTTTCCGCTCCCCACTGGACAAGAGGATGTGCTAGTACAATGTGGTGGCTACTGATAACGCTCTCATAAGCCGCCTGTGGCCCGCAGATAAGGAAATgtacccccctcctctcctctccccctcccccttcccccaACCTCAATACCAACACATGCTTGCGTATGCACACGTACGCATGCGCATACAAACTCACTCTGTATAGACATACACTcatgtgttcacacacacacacaggcacgcgtCGTTCCTCCAGGGTGGCCAATCCTAAAATATGAAGGGACTTGGATGTAACCATAATGGAGGGAATTTGTTTGTATCACAATAGAATAACACCCCAAAGGAAGACATGCAGACACGTACAGACAATAGATATTATTGGGAAAACCTAATAGATCCATTTCCTATTTAAACAACTTCCCTGTCTGCAGCACTTGCAGCACCATGGCTCTGACAAGTGTTTACCATAGGATCAACAGAGGTGGGAAAAggtagacagatagagagaaagaaaaggataGAGAGAAAAAGATAGAAATGGAGACAGTCCTGGTTGTTTCTGTGATTACATCATCACACCTGTGGTACTGCACTGCATGGTGGCCAATACTATCATCTCAGTAATTTTCCTCAAGAccctgcttcctctctctctctttctctctctcaaggtCAATTCCTCTTTTTTTATTGTCTCCGTCATTTCCTACCCAGACAGTCTGAAAGACAAACATTGCAAAGGCCCCAGAGAATGATGACCATTCGGGACCTGTGATGGCATAGGCTAAGTATCACTGTAGGTTTACATATTAAACCAATCATCATGAGTTTAGCTCCTATGCGTTTAGCTCCTATGAGTATATCTCCTATGAGTTTAGCTCCTATGAGTTTAGCTCCTATGAGTATATCTCCTATAAGTTTAGCTACTATGAGTTTAGCTACTATGAGTTTAGCTCCTATGAGTTTAGCTACTATGGGCATATCTCCTATGAGTTTAGCTCCTATGAGTTTCGCTACTATGGGTATATCTCCTATGAGTTTAGCTACTATGAGTTTAGCTACTATGAGATTAGCTACTATGAGTTTAGCTACTATGAGATTAGCTACTATGGGCATAGCTCCTATGAGTATATCTCCTATGAGTTTAGCTCCTATGAGTTTAGCTACTATGAGTTTAGCTACTATGAGATTAGCTACTATGAGTTTAGCTACTATGAGATTAGCTACTATGGGCATAGCTCCTATGAGTTTAGCTCCTATGAGTATATCTCCTATGAGTTTAGCTACTATGAGTTTAGCTACTATGAGTTTAGCTACTATGGGTATAGCTACTATGGTATAGCTCCTATGAGTTTAGCTACTATGAGTTTAGCTACTATGGGTTTAGCTACTATGGGCATAGCTCCTATGAGATTAGCTACTATGGGCATAGCTCCTATGAGATTAGCTACTATGGGCATAGCTCCTATGAGTTTAGCTACTATGGGTATAGCTCCTATGAGTTTAGCTCCTATGAGTTTAGCTACTATGGGTATAGCTCCTATGAGTTTAGCTACTATGAGTTTAGCTACTATGGGTATATCTCCTATGAGTTTAGCTCCTATGAGTTTAGCTACTATGAGTTTAGCTACTATGGGTATATCTCCTATGAGTTTAGCTCCTATGAGTTTAGCTACTATGGGTAAATCTCCTATGAGTTTAGCTCCTATGAGTTTAGCTACTATGAGTTTAGCTACTATGGGTAAATCTCCTATGAGTTTAGCTCCTATGAGTTTAGCTCCTATGAGTTTAGCTACTATGAGTTTAGCTACTATGAGTTTAGCTCCTATGAGTTTATCTACTATGGGTATAGCTCCTATGAGTATATCTCCTATGAGTATAGCTCCTATGAGTTTAGCTACTATGAGTTTAGCTACTATGAGTTTAGCTACTATGAGTTTAGCTACTATGGGTATATCTCCTATGAGTTTAGCTCCTATGAGTTTAGCTACTATGAGTTTAGCTACTATGGGTAAATCTCCTATGAGTTTAGCTCCTATGAGTTTAGCTCCTATGAGTTTAGCTACTATGAGTTTAGCTACTATGAGTTTAGCTCCTATGAGTTTATCTACTATGGGTATAGCTCCTATGAGTATATCTCCTATGAGTATATCTCCTATGAGTTTAGCTACTATGAGTTTAGCTCCTATGAGTTTAGCTACTATGGGCATAGCTCCTATGAGTTTAGCTACTATGGGTATAGCTCCTATGAGTTTAGCTACTATGAGTTTAGCTCCTATGAGTTTAGCTCCTATGAGTATATCTCCTATGAGTATATCTCCTATGAGTTTAGCTACTATGAGTTTAGCTCCTATGAGTTTAGCTCCTATGAGTTTAGCTACTATGGGCATAGCTCCTATGAGTTTAGCTCCTATGAGATTAGCTACTATGGGTATAGCGCCTATGAGTTTAGCTACTATGAGTTTAGCTCCTATGAGTTTAGCTCCTATGAGTTTAGCTACTATGAGTTTAGCTACTATGGGCATATCTCCTATGAGTATATCTCCTATGAGTTTAGCTACTATGGGCATAGCTCCTATGAGTTTAGCTACTATGGGTATAGCTCCTATGAGTTTAGCTACTATGAGTTTAGCTCCTATGAGTTTAGCTACTATGGGTATAGCTCCTATGAGTTTAGCTACTATGGGTATAGCTCCTATGAGTTTAGCTACTATGGGTATAGCTCCTATGAGTTTAGCTACTATGGGTATAGCTCCTATGAGTTTAGCTCCTATAAGTTTAGCTACTATGAGTTTAGCTACTATGGGTATAGCTCCTATGAGTTTAGCTACTATGGGCATAGCTCCTATGAGTTTAGCTACTATGGGTATAGCTCCTATGAGTTTAGCTACTATGAGTTTATATCCTATGAGTTTAGCTACTATGGGTATAGCTCCTATGAGTTTAGCTCCTATAAGTTTAGCTACTATGAGTTTAGCTCATATGAGTTTAGCTCCTATGAGTATATCTCCTATGAGTTTAGCTACTATGAGTTTAGCTACTATGAGTTTAGCTACTATGGGTATAGCTCCTATGAGTTTAGCTCCTATAAGTTTAGCTACTATGAGTTTAGCTACTATGAGTTTAGCTACTATGAGTTTAGCTACTATGAGTATAGCTCCTATGAGTTTAGCTCCTATGAGTATATCTCCTATGAGTTTAGCTACTATGAGTTTAGCTACTATGAGTTTAGCTACTATGAGTTTAGCTACTATGAGTTTAGCTACTATGAGTATAGCTCCTATGAGTTTAGCTCCTATGAGTATATCTCCTATGAGTTTAGCTACTATGAGTTTAGCTACTATGAGTTTAGCTACTATGAGTTTAGCTACTATGAGTTTAGCTACTATGAGATTAGCTACTATGAGTTTAGCTACTATGAGATTAGCTACTATGAGTTTAGCTACTATGAGTTTAGCTACTATGAGATTAGCTACTATGGGCATAGCTCCTATGAGTTTAGCTCCTATGAGTATATCTCCTATGAGTTTAGCTACTATGAGTTTAGCTACTATGGGTATAGCTACTATGGGTTTAGCTACTATGGGCATAGCTCCTATGAGATTAGCTACTATGGGCATAGCTCCTATGAGATTAGCTACTATGGGCATAGCTCCTATGAGATTAGCTACTATGGGCATAGCTCCTATGAGTTTAGCTCCTATGAGTATATCTCCTATGAGTTTAGCTACTATGAGTTTAGCTAATATGAGTTTAGCTACTATGAGTTTAGCTACTATGAGATTAGCTACTATGGGCATAGCTCCTATGAGATTAGCTACTATGGGCATAGCTCCTATGAGTTTAGCTCCTATGAGTATATCTCCTATGAGTTTAGCTACTATGGGTATAGCTCCTATGAGTTTATCTCCTATGAGTTTAGCTACTATGGGTATAGCTCCTATGAGTTTAGCTACTATGGGTATAGCTCCTATGAGTTTAGCTACTATGGGTATAGCTCCTATGAGTTAAGCACCTGCAGTTTCAGTTGAAAGCACTCAAATAATTATAACTACAACTAATATTGTAGCAAGGCTGTATCTATATGGGTGGATTTGCGTGTAACGTATAAAAAGCAACATGCGGTCTGAAGACAATTCCCCCGAGTCGGGCTTTTTGCCTGCTACCAGATATATATTCTGTTCCATGACCCGTGAGTCCCCAGGCAATAACTTAACCTTGTGCTTCTGCATTCAATTGGTAGACATATACTTAGATGAAGTATTAAACAAAATGTACATTACACATATAGTTCAATATACGTGTAAGAGAGCGTGAGCTGACGGTAGACCCTTCAGAGCAGAGGAAAGTGTTTAACAAACTTCATGACAAATACATGTACATATGATCATTTATATTGCTCTGTCTGTAAAGCCTTTATCCGTTCTAAAAGCTGACATCAAAAGCTTGCACGGCAGCCCAGTCCAGTTGAACACAAAACATCCCCAGTCAGATTGGGCCTGCCCCTTCAAAGACTGACCTCAAAGTTCACAGACAATCAACTCCTTTATGCTCTCTCACCCGTGACAAAAAGAGAGAACAAACTAGACAAATTGTTGACATTTTCATTTGGGCTCCTGCGGTACTGTGTGAAACCCAAACTGTAGATCAGGAATAATAATAGCAACAAAACCCTAACAGACCACTTCCGCGTCACCCCTGACTGAGGAATAAAGCAGAGAGGATTGTTTTAATGTTAGACCAACAACGTTCTCTcatgcaaaacactaaacagtcAGCTCAATAAAAATGTCCCGAGGAAGAAATCAGAGTTGTTTCAGCGTGGTTTTAATGTTAGATTGTTTTAATGTCAGAGCGACaacgttctctcgttctctcaacGTTCTTCTTTATAAACATGTCCTGAGACATTGTCAGGAGCTTTTATAGTGTAATTACAGCTCCGGTCGATAGGGAAGATTTGCAGgtaattggtgtgtgtgtgtgtgtgtgtgtgtgtgtgtgtgtgtgtgtgtgtgtgtgtgtgtgtgtgtgtgtgtgtgtgtgtgtgtgtgtgtgtgtgtgtgcgtgcatgtgtttgtttgtgcgtgtgcagtggtgtaaagttttttttaagtcatccctgatcatccctattgcctctgatctgacagactcactaaacacaaatgctttgtttgtaaatgatgtctgagtgttgaactgtggttctggct
Coding sequences within:
- the lyl1 gene encoding T-cell acute lymphocytic leukemia protein 1 homolog, encoding MLGERDRIAEGVRGAVVGCLPTGTMMEKLNPPSASPPSGPLSESERLSPQQAPSPASLDASSPPPVNEPGSLEDRFVPPSPPASPPPPPESPTKLLDHPAATNIAPEPPVAMETNNTKGGGFIRSSPKAPSSSPPPLLPAPVSTSTTPAVLPQSSSSSSSSFSSIAPLPPHIPVISLGHSKPPHPLSLPSNTPLTTLHPIPNHPHHHDPYHHTHHHGGIRLTQLTSLSGTRPGAPPISSQGPLLPHQYLPSHHFFNSSHLCPSGNYGIFSSRSIKRRPSSHYELDLSDAGPPQKLARRVFTNSRERWRQQNVNGAFSDLRRLIPTHPPDKKLSKNEILRLAMKYIDFLVTLLNDQSQDKARGSPEEEAQDERAQAGLNNKDMHPLFQGDTPSSTMVHHDRGDSTDSSIALATSPTSSCYSNTDSEENLGGGAKSSMVVPRGIPGKVKGQIRTVVTLASDQR